Proteins from a single region of Rhodovibrio salinarum DSM 9154:
- a CDS encoding MFS transporter yields the protein MNQPRTIATVSILALCQALTMTCSALVISITALVGEQLAPRPGLSTLPLALQFLALMSVSPGASQFMKRFGRRAGFTQGSLIGIAGGLSGVFAIQQQSYALYCGTAVLTGAFLAHGMYYRFAAADAVEPAWRSRAISLVMAGGVLAAVLGPQIANHARTLIPDAMFAGGYLAIAGLCGLALLLVQFARIPKPSTEERQAGGRPLGEIVRQPALLMAVFCGMVAYGAMNLIMSVTPPAMMGHQHAFGEAAMVIQWHVFAMFAPSFFTGHLIHRFGVRTVMATGVLANLGAVAINVSGTGMAHFAAGLVLLGLGWNFMFVGGTTLVTELHNAAEKAKVQAFNDVLVFGTVAATALLAGVLYDALGWTAVNLSVVVPLLAALTALVFVPRTKREDAPEQGYATGEAGSPTGS from the coding sequence ATGAACCAGCCTCGGACCATCGCGACTGTTTCAATTCTGGCCCTGTGCCAGGCCCTCACCATGACCTGCAGCGCGCTGGTGATTTCGATCACCGCCCTGGTCGGCGAACAACTCGCCCCGCGACCGGGGCTGAGCACGTTGCCGCTGGCGCTGCAGTTCCTGGCGTTGATGTCGGTCAGTCCGGGTGCGTCCCAGTTCATGAAGCGCTTCGGCCGCCGCGCCGGTTTCACCCAGGGATCCCTGATCGGGATCGCTGGTGGGCTGAGCGGCGTGTTCGCGATTCAACAGCAGAGTTACGCCCTGTACTGCGGGACTGCGGTGCTGACGGGGGCGTTCCTGGCGCACGGCATGTACTACCGCTTCGCCGCGGCCGATGCGGTCGAGCCGGCGTGGCGCAGCCGCGCGATCTCGCTGGTCATGGCGGGCGGTGTGCTTGCGGCCGTGCTCGGGCCGCAGATCGCCAACCATGCGCGCACCCTGATCCCGGACGCGATGTTTGCGGGCGGTTATCTGGCGATCGCCGGGCTGTGCGGGCTCGCGCTGCTGCTGGTGCAGTTTGCCCGAATCCCAAAGCCTTCGACGGAAGAACGGCAGGCGGGCGGTCGGCCGCTTGGTGAGATCGTCCGACAGCCAGCGCTTTTAATGGCCGTGTTCTGCGGCATGGTCGCCTATGGGGCGATGAATCTGATCATGTCGGTCACCCCACCGGCGATGATGGGCCATCAGCACGCCTTTGGCGAGGCAGCGATGGTGATCCAGTGGCACGTTTTCGCGATGTTCGCGCCGTCGTTCTTTACCGGTCATCTGATCCACCGCTTCGGTGTGCGCACCGTGATGGCGACCGGTGTGCTCGCCAACCTGGGCGCCGTGGCGATCAATGTGTCCGGTACCGGGATGGCGCACTTCGCTGCGGGTTTGGTTCTGCTTGGCCTTGGCTGGAATTTCATGTTTGTCGGCGGCACGACCTTGGTCACCGAACTGCACAATGCGGCGGAGAAAGCGAAGGTGCAGGCGTTCAACGACGTGCTGGTATTCGGCACGGTGGCCGCGACGGCGTTGCTGGCGGGCGTCCTCTACGACGCGCTGGGCTGGACGGCGGTCAACCTGTCCGTCGTGGTGCCATTGCTGGCCGCGCTCACGGCCCTGGTTTTCGTCCCGCGAACTAAACGGGAAGATGCGCCGGAACAGGGATATGCGACTGGGGAGGCGGGATCGCCCACGGGCTCGTGA
- a CDS encoding beta-ketoacyl-ACP synthase III gives MATRSRIIGCGAYLPKRVVSNVELAQRVDTSDEWIRQRTGIQERRIAAPGEKTSDLATAAARTAIERAGIDVAQLDLIVVATATPDETFPATATTVQARLGMDHGAAFDLQAVCTGFVYALAVADNFLRLGQARTALVIGAETFSRILDWEDRTTCVLFGDGAGAVVLQAQETDGFRPSGVLSTHLYSDGRHHDALYVDGGPSSTQSTGHLRMEGREVFRHAVVRMSEAVDAALSANQLSANDVDWLVPHQANMRIIEATGKRLNLSPERVVTTVDRHANTSAASIPLALFEAVEDGRIQEGDLVLLEGMGGGFTWGSALIRW, from the coding sequence ATGGCTACCCGGTCGCGAATCATCGGTTGCGGTGCCTATCTGCCCAAGCGCGTCGTCAGCAATGTCGAACTGGCGCAGCGGGTCGACACCTCGGACGAATGGATCCGCCAGCGGACCGGAATTCAGGAGCGTCGGATCGCCGCGCCGGGGGAGAAGACCTCCGATCTCGCGACCGCCGCGGCCCGCACCGCCATCGAACGCGCCGGGATCGACGTCGCGCAGCTCGACCTGATCGTCGTCGCCACCGCCACCCCGGACGAAACCTTCCCGGCCACCGCGACCACCGTCCAGGCGCGTTTGGGGATGGATCACGGGGCGGCGTTCGATCTGCAGGCCGTGTGTACCGGGTTCGTCTACGCGCTTGCGGTCGCCGACAACTTCCTGCGGCTGGGGCAGGCGCGCACGGCGCTCGTGATCGGCGCAGAGACCTTCTCCCGTATCCTCGACTGGGAAGACCGGACCACCTGCGTCCTGTTCGGCGACGGTGCAGGGGCAGTCGTGCTGCAAGCGCAGGAGACCGATGGCTTCCGGCCAAGCGGCGTCTTGTCCACGCACCTCTATTCCGACGGCCGGCACCACGATGCTCTTTATGTCGACGGTGGCCCCTCCAGCACGCAGTCGACCGGCCATCTTCGCATGGAAGGTCGCGAGGTGTTCCGTCACGCGGTGGTGCGCATGTCGGAGGCGGTCGACGCTGCCTTGTCCGCCAACCAACTGAGCGCGAACGACGTTGATTGGCTGGTTCCCCACCAGGCCAACATGCGGATCATCGAGGCGACCGGCAAGCGCCTGAACCTTTCGCCTGAACGCGTGGTGACGACCGTCGACCGCCACGCCAACACCTCCGCCGCGTCGATCCCGCTCGCCCTGTTCGAGGCAGTCGAGGACGGTCGCATACAGGAAGGCGACCTGGTGCTGCTCGAAGGCATGGGCGGTGGCTTCACCTGGGGGAGTGCCCTGATCCGCTGGTAG
- a CDS encoding flagellar basal body-associated FliL family protein, translating into MVRILLFCVVVVLVAGGGTAGWWFGLRGEPFPFGSAQASEGNPAEESASTSSYVELDPMTFPVMRDGQVRELMTYVVQLEVPNEAAEESVRAREPAVRDAMLSELHGLYAYRFISDREDKMDLVKRRLLKAAQREVDADVQAVLLKGFNRRPQQAQRR; encoded by the coding sequence ATGGTGCGGATTCTTCTCTTTTGCGTGGTGGTGGTCCTGGTGGCTGGCGGCGGGACGGCAGGCTGGTGGTTCGGCTTGCGCGGTGAACCGTTCCCGTTCGGCAGCGCTCAGGCCTCGGAAGGTAATCCCGCCGAGGAATCCGCGTCGACCAGCAGCTACGTGGAACTGGACCCCATGACCTTTCCCGTCATGCGCGACGGGCAGGTGCGTGAGCTGATGACCTACGTCGTCCAGCTGGAGGTGCCCAACGAGGCGGCCGAGGAAAGCGTTCGGGCGCGGGAGCCGGCGGTGCGTGATGCGATGCTGAGTGAGCTGCATGGCCTCTATGCTTACCGTTTCATCAGCGACCGCGAGGACAAGATGGACTTGGTCAAGCGTCGCTTGCTGAAGGCGGCACAGCGCGAAGTCGACGCCGATGTCCAGGCGGTCTTGCTAAAAGGCTTCAACCGCCGGCCGCAACAGGCCCAACGACGTTGA
- a CDS encoding DUF72 domain-containing protein: MARAFVGTSGWSYDNWVGPFYPEKLPRNQWLTHYAQHLGTVELNASFYRLPMGNMLKGWVKRTPEDFRFSVKAWQQLTHRKRLKDCGDQIRVFFERMEPLADRTAAVLFQLPPKMPLDTERLEGFLQQLPAGTRAAFEFRDPRWHVRPIYDVLEHHNAAFVPFELADERAPAVATADFVYLRLHGRNAKYRGRYGHAQLIPWADWLKEQMHAGRDAFVFFDNTDQQDDAVRDALEMRKMLST; encoded by the coding sequence ATGGCGCGCGCTTTCGTCGGCACCAGCGGCTGGAGCTACGACAATTGGGTTGGACCGTTCTACCCGGAAAAGCTGCCGCGCAATCAATGGCTGACGCACTATGCCCAGCATCTGGGCACGGTGGAGCTGAATGCCAGCTTCTACCGTCTGCCGATGGGGAACATGCTGAAGGGCTGGGTCAAGCGAACGCCCGAGGACTTCCGTTTTTCGGTCAAGGCCTGGCAGCAACTGACCCACCGCAAGCGCCTGAAGGACTGCGGCGACCAAATCCGGGTCTTCTTCGAACGCATGGAGCCGCTCGCTGACCGTACGGCGGCCGTACTGTTCCAACTGCCACCCAAGATGCCGCTTGACACCGAGCGGCTGGAGGGCTTCCTGCAGCAATTACCGGCGGGAACCCGGGCGGCCTTCGAGTTCCGCGATCCACGCTGGCACGTGCGGCCCATCTATGACGTGCTGGAACACCACAACGCCGCATTCGTGCCCTTCGAACTGGCCGACGAACGCGCGCCGGCGGTTGCGACCGCCGACTTCGTTTACCTGCGTCTGCACGGCCGCAACGCCAAGTACCGCGGCCGTTACGGCCACGCGCAACTCATCCCCTGGGCCGACTGGCTCAAAGAACAGATGCACGCCGGCCGCGACGCGTTCGTCTTCTTCGACAACACCGACCAGCAAGACGACGCCGTGCGCGATGCGCTGGAGATGCGGAAAATGTTGAGCACATAA
- the thiL gene encoding thiamine-phosphate kinase has protein sequence MRGEFELIARHFAPLAADVSGAFGLQDDAAVIQPESGRDLVYTSDTISAGVHYLPDDPAGDVARKLLRVNLSDLAAMGARPEGYLLNAAFQADVEETWIAEFAAGLAADQESYGIHIWGGDTTRTQGATVLSLSAIGSVPHGQCLRRSGARAGNYIFVSGTIGDAAFGLKIALGELADELDGGTQAILVDRYRRPRPRVTLGEGLLARNLATAALDISDGLVADLAHLCAASGLAAEIDAAALPLSTGVQQLIERDSARLSTALTGGDDYELVFAVPSERRDALVELARELDLPLTCIGHLEEGAGEVTVRGPDGTVVKTAQTGWQHF, from the coding sequence ATGCGCGGCGAATTCGAGCTGATCGCACGCCATTTTGCCCCGCTGGCTGCCGATGTGAGCGGGGCGTTTGGCCTGCAAGACGACGCAGCCGTGATCCAGCCCGAGTCGGGGCGGGATCTGGTCTATACCAGCGACACCATTTCGGCCGGTGTTCACTACTTGCCGGATGATCCGGCGGGGGATGTCGCGCGCAAGCTGTTGCGCGTGAACCTCTCTGATCTCGCTGCGATGGGGGCGCGACCGGAGGGATATCTGCTCAACGCCGCCTTCCAAGCGGATGTCGAGGAGACCTGGATCGCCGAGTTTGCCGCTGGTCTCGCGGCCGATCAGGAGAGCTACGGCATTCACATATGGGGCGGCGATACGACCCGTACGCAAGGTGCGACCGTGCTGTCGTTGAGCGCCATCGGCTCGGTTCCCCACGGTCAATGCTTGCGCCGATCCGGCGCGCGCGCGGGCAATTACATCTTCGTCTCTGGCACGATCGGCGACGCGGCGTTCGGCCTAAAAATCGCGTTGGGCGAGCTTGCGGATGAGCTGGATGGCGGTACGCAAGCCATCCTTGTCGATCGCTACCGTCGCCCACGCCCGCGCGTGACCCTCGGAGAAGGGCTGCTGGCCCGTAACCTTGCGACGGCGGCCCTGGATATCTCCGATGGACTCGTAGCGGACCTCGCCCATTTGTGTGCCGCTTCCGGCCTCGCCGCGGAAATCGACGCGGCGGCGTTACCGTTGTCGACCGGTGTTCAGCAACTCATCGAGCGCGACTCGGCGCGGCTGTCGACCGCGCTTACCGGCGGCGACGATTACGAACTGGTGTTCGCCGTTCCGTCGGAACGGCGGGACGCGCTGGTCGAACTGGCCCGCGAGTTGGATTTACCGCTGACCTGTATCGGGCACCTGGAAGAGGGCGCCGGCGAGGTCACCGTGCGTGGCCCGGACGGTACCGTCGTCAAAACGGCACAGACCGGTTGGCAGCACTTCTAA
- the cutA gene encoding divalent-cation tolerance protein CutA — MAYNLIYITAANVEEAKELGRALVEARLVACANVIPNMIPIFWWEGRVQEDSEAILLAKTRQALTQRVIDFVQKEHSYDCPAVLALPIQAGHTPFLQWIDDETEGADAPDTDME; from the coding sequence ATGGCTTACAATCTGATTTACATTACGGCGGCGAACGTAGAAGAGGCAAAGGAGTTAGGCCGCGCGCTGGTCGAGGCGCGGCTGGTTGCCTGCGCCAACGTGATCCCGAATATGATCCCGATTTTCTGGTGGGAGGGCCGCGTTCAAGAAGACAGCGAGGCGATCCTGTTGGCGAAGACCCGCCAAGCCCTGACCCAGCGGGTGATCGACTTCGTGCAGAAGGAACACAGCTACGACTGCCCGGCCGTGCTCGCCCTGCCGATCCAGGCGGGACATACGCCCTTTCTGCAGTGGATCGACGACGAAACCGAGGGCGCCGACGCGCCAGATACCGATATGGAATAG
- a CDS encoding outer membrane protein assembly factor BamE, whose protein sequence is MSQANFLRRLRQLSLAGASVLALAGCELPVQVHGNLPDDTELARIEPGKQGRTDVVNLLGPPSVRSSFQDSTWYYVGQKQTQFAFFEPDIKERNVLVLTFDGQDRLTGKKLYTMADAQNINLVDRETPTEGRNLSLIQQLLGNVGRFNNAPGSGGIGNPDPTR, encoded by the coding sequence ATGAGCCAGGCGAATTTCCTGCGTCGATTGCGACAGCTGAGCCTCGCCGGCGCGAGCGTGTTGGCCCTGGCCGGCTGCGAACTGCCGGTGCAGGTGCACGGTAACCTCCCCGACGATACCGAGCTGGCGCGGATCGAACCCGGCAAGCAGGGCCGTACCGACGTCGTCAACCTGCTGGGCCCCCCGTCCGTTCGCTCCAGCTTCCAGGATTCGACCTGGTATTATGTCGGTCAGAAGCAGACGCAATTCGCCTTTTTCGAGCCGGATATCAAGGAACGCAACGTACTGGTTCTGACGTTCGATGGGCAGGACCGCCTGACCGGCAAGAAACTGTATACGATGGCCGATGCTCAGAACATCAATCTGGTCGACCGCGAGACTCCGACCGAGGGCCGCAACCTGAGCCTTATCCAACAGCTGCTCGGCAACGTCGGACGCTTCAACAACGCCCCGGGGAGCGGTGGAATCGGCAACCCGGACCCGACCCGCTAA
- a CDS encoding ubiquinol-cytochrome C chaperone family protein, which produces MKLAQLFRRRRPEAKPAADLYTKAVAQARQPGFYTELEVPDTLDGRFELVALHVYLLLRRLRADHRRTGRLAQQVFDVMFEDMDGSVRELGVSDPGVGPRVKKMARNFYGRIKAYDAGLDGHRAELREALRRNLYGNVDAVSEATLEAVADYMARTDAALADASLDGLMRGTVDFQTIAPTPGGDETHRSAQSA; this is translated from the coding sequence ATGAAGCTCGCCCAACTGTTTCGCCGCCGCCGACCGGAAGCCAAACCGGCGGCCGATTTGTATACCAAGGCGGTCGCGCAGGCCCGGCAGCCCGGGTTCTATACCGAGCTGGAGGTGCCGGATACGCTGGACGGCCGTTTCGAGTTGGTTGCGCTGCACGTCTACCTGCTGCTGCGCCGGCTCCGTGCCGACCATCGTCGGACGGGACGCCTCGCGCAGCAGGTGTTCGACGTAATGTTCGAAGACATGGATGGCAGCGTGCGCGAGTTGGGGGTCAGCGATCCGGGCGTCGGTCCACGGGTGAAGAAGATGGCCCGCAACTTCTATGGTCGGATCAAAGCGTACGATGCTGGTCTCGACGGCCATCGCGCCGAGCTGCGCGAAGCGCTGCGGCGCAACCTGTACGGCAACGTCGATGCCGTTTCCGAGGCGACGCTCGAGGCCGTGGCGGACTATATGGCACGCACGGATGCCGCTTTGGCGGATGCGTCTTTGGACGGATTGATGCGGGGGACCGTGGATTTCCAGACGATTGCGCCGACCCCAGGCGGTGACGAAACGCACCGATCGGCACAATCCGCCTGA
- the nusB gene encoding transcription antitermination factor NusB, whose product MPETEETYVTTRADTRYKGQGPDRRRQARLAAVQALYQVELGEMTADRVVTEFLQYRLDETIDGIQLGRIDRGLFGDIVKGVVAHRTDLIDSLSGALAEGWSFERLERLLRIIMMCGLFELAHRPATPARTAIHEYVDLAKAFFDDREPRMVNGVLDHLAQVLRPEEIAERPDGEGDRSGTRDG is encoded by the coding sequence ATGCCGGAGACCGAGGAGACGTACGTGACCACGCGCGCCGATACCCGTTACAAGGGCCAGGGGCCGGATCGCCGCCGACAGGCGCGATTGGCGGCTGTGCAGGCGCTGTATCAGGTCGAACTGGGCGAGATGACCGCCGACCGGGTGGTCACGGAGTTCCTGCAGTACCGCTTGGACGAGACGATCGACGGGATCCAACTGGGACGGATTGATCGCGGCCTGTTCGGCGATATCGTGAAGGGTGTCGTCGCGCACCGCACAGACCTGATCGACTCCCTGAGCGGCGCGCTGGCCGAGGGCTGGAGCTTCGAGCGTCTGGAACGGCTGCTACGGATCATCATGATGTGCGGCCTGTTCGAGCTGGCTCATCGGCCTGCGACGCCCGCTCGGACGGCGATTCACGAATACGTCGATCTTGCCAAGGCATTCTTCGATGACCGCGAGCCCCGGATGGTCAACGGTGTGTTGGACCACTTGGCCCAGGTGTTGCGGCCGGAAGAGATTGCAGAGCGCCCCGATGGTGAGGGGGATCGCTCGGGGACGCGCGACGGTTAG
- a CDS encoding integration host factor subunit alpha, whose amino-acid sequence MAEKTLTRADLSEAVYEQVGLSRNESAALVESVLDEVSDALVRGEPVKISSFGSFAVRKKGRRVGRNPKTGEEVPILPRRVLVFRASHVLRNRINAVYKQLVNA is encoded by the coding sequence ATGGCGGAGAAGACCCTGACCCGCGCCGACCTGTCGGAGGCGGTCTATGAACAAGTCGGTCTGAGCCGGAATGAATCGGCCGCACTTGTGGAATCGGTGCTGGACGAGGTTTCCGACGCGTTGGTGCGCGGGGAGCCGGTCAAGATCTCGTCCTTCGGCAGTTTCGCCGTCCGTAAGAAGGGGCGGCGCGTGGGCCGCAACCCGAAAACCGGCGAGGAGGTGCCGATCCTGCCCCGTCGGGTGCTGGTATTCCGCGCCTCCCACGTTCTGCGCAACCGCATCAACGCGGTCTATAAGCAGCTGGTCAACGCCTGA
- a CDS encoding YceD family protein, translating to MTQDNGDSIEFSRKLRLDKLAGGPIERTLEAKPEECRQLRDRFGLVDLMALSGTVTVSRLIDSPLIRVEGSFQAQVRQTCVVKLEPFDAEVAESFVQLYTLDPAAAEAEEGEVFVALDEDDTPEPLTGDSLDLGEVLAEQLALALDPHPRAPDATFDPERYGVGPDEEDEAADNPFAVLRHLKGDG from the coding sequence ATGACCCAGGACAACGGCGACAGCATCGAGTTCTCTCGCAAGCTCCGCCTCGACAAGCTTGCGGGCGGTCCGATCGAACGCACGCTGGAGGCTAAGCCGGAAGAGTGTCGCCAGCTGCGCGATCGCTTCGGGCTGGTCGACTTGATGGCGCTCAGCGGCACGGTCACTGTGTCGCGGCTGATCGACAGCCCGTTGATCCGGGTTGAGGGCAGCTTCCAGGCTCAGGTGCGGCAGACCTGTGTGGTCAAGCTGGAACCGTTCGACGCCGAGGTCGCAGAGAGCTTCGTCCAGCTTTACACGCTGGATCCCGCCGCAGCCGAGGCGGAAGAGGGCGAGGTCTTTGTCGCGCTCGACGAGGATGACACGCCCGAGCCCTTGACTGGGGACAGTCTGGACTTGGGCGAGGTGCTTGCGGAGCAGCTGGCGCTTGCGCTCGACCCGCACCCGCGGGCACCGGATGCCACGTTCGATCCCGAGCGCTATGGCGTGGGACCGGACGAAGAGGACGAGGCGGCGGATAACCCGTTCGCCGTCCTGCGCCACCTGAAAGGGGACGGCTAG
- the gcvA gene encoding transcriptional regulator GcvA yields the protein MHLPPINALRTFEAAARHGSFKKAAEALNMTPSAVSHQIKSLEDLLGVPLFRRATRKVHLTDQGRTYLPAVREALDLLRDATERITAKPDKAVLNISAAPSFAVGWLMPRLSAFQVAHPEIETRLSAQIEMVDFTDSDIDLAIRHTARIDTPGVTAHRLMQEELIPVASPQLLEKQPLKTPNDLAKVQLVHAVPRMGRWRSWLRAMGADKVDAESGPKFDHDAMAVQAALSGMGVAIVNRGLVENQLADGTLVAPFPHDLHSDLAFWLVYPKHRGDDPAIIAFRDWLFEQVGQSPQSQTDIPSG from the coding sequence ATGCACCTGCCGCCGATCAACGCGCTCAGGACGTTCGAGGCCGCCGCCCGCCACGGCTCGTTCAAGAAGGCCGCGGAGGCGCTGAACATGACCCCTTCGGCCGTGAGCCACCAGATCAAGTCGCTGGAGGACCTGCTGGGCGTGCCGCTGTTCCGGCGGGCCACCCGCAAGGTGCACCTGACCGACCAGGGGCGGACCTACCTCCCGGCAGTGCGCGAAGCGCTGGATCTGCTACGCGATGCCACAGAGCGGATCACCGCCAAGCCGGACAAAGCCGTCCTGAACATCTCGGCCGCGCCATCGTTCGCCGTCGGCTGGCTGATGCCACGCCTGTCCGCCTTCCAGGTCGCGCATCCGGAGATCGAGACCCGCCTGTCCGCACAGATCGAGATGGTCGATTTTACCGATAGCGACATCGATCTGGCGATCCGCCATACCGCGCGGATCGACACGCCCGGGGTGACGGCGCACCGACTCATGCAGGAGGAGCTGATCCCGGTCGCGAGCCCGCAACTGCTGGAAAAGCAACCGCTGAAGACGCCGAACGATCTCGCCAAGGTGCAGCTTGTCCATGCCGTGCCGCGGATGGGCCGCTGGCGCTCCTGGCTGCGTGCGATGGGGGCGGACAAGGTGGACGCGGAAAGCGGGCCCAAGTTCGATCACGACGCGATGGCCGTGCAGGCCGCGCTGTCTGGCATGGGGGTCGCGATCGTGAACCGCGGGCTGGTCGAGAACCAACTGGCCGACGGCACGCTGGTCGCGCCCTTCCCGCACGACCTGCACTCCGATCTTGCCTTCTGGCTGGTCTACCCCAAGCACCGCGGCGACGATCCCGCAATTATCGCCTTCCGCGACTGGTTGTTCGAGCAGGTCGGCCAAAGCCCGCAAAGTCAGACCGACATACCCTCAGGCTGA
- the plsX gene encoding phosphate acyltransferase PlsX: MSDRLTIALDAMGGDQAPRMVLRGANLARKRHPQVEFLVFGREQDVQPYLSKLKKLRQVTTLVHCDDVVSDSEKPSTALRNGRNSSMRQAIQAVRDGKADGVVSAGNTGALMAMSKMVLKMLPGIDRPAIASFFPTQVGESVMLDLGANVQCDAQNLVDFAILGNAFSRTVLGTMEPSYGLLNVGAEERKGHEALWEARDRLKELELPGRFHGFIEGDDIAKGTVDVIVTDGFTGNVALKAAEGTAKLISSYLRSTFKSSIFAQLGYLLARRAMQKLRKRTDPRRYNGAMFLGLNGIAVKSHGGTDPVGFANAIGVAVDLARGGFLDRIRADLGQLDRTAGPARNGNSSAQAVAG, encoded by the coding sequence TTGAGCGATCGCCTGACCATCGCATTGGACGCCATGGGCGGCGACCAAGCACCGCGTATGGTGCTGCGCGGTGCCAACCTTGCCCGCAAACGCCACCCCCAGGTCGAGTTCCTGGTTTTCGGGCGTGAGCAGGATGTGCAGCCGTATCTGTCGAAGCTGAAGAAGCTGCGTCAGGTGACGACGCTCGTGCATTGCGACGACGTGGTCTCCGACAGCGAGAAGCCGTCTACCGCCCTGCGTAACGGCCGCAATTCCTCGATGCGCCAGGCGATCCAGGCCGTGCGTGACGGCAAGGCCGACGGTGTCGTGTCCGCGGGCAACACCGGCGCGCTGATGGCGATGTCGAAGATGGTGCTCAAGATGCTGCCGGGCATCGACCGGCCGGCGATCGCCAGCTTCTTTCCCACCCAGGTCGGGGAATCGGTGATGCTGGACCTGGGCGCCAACGTTCAGTGCGATGCGCAGAACCTGGTCGACTTCGCGATCCTGGGCAACGCCTTCTCGCGCACCGTGCTGGGAACGATGGAACCAAGCTACGGACTGCTCAACGTCGGCGCCGAGGAGCGCAAGGGGCACGAGGCTCTTTGGGAAGCGCGTGATCGCCTGAAAGAGCTTGAGCTGCCCGGCCGGTTTCACGGCTTCATCGAGGGCGACGACATCGCGAAAGGCACGGTGGATGTGATCGTCACAGACGGCTTCACCGGCAACGTCGCGCTGAAGGCCGCCGAAGGTACGGCGAAGCTGATTAGCAGCTATCTGAGAAGCACCTTCAAATCCTCGATCTTTGCCCAGCTTGGCTATCTGTTGGCGCGCCGGGCGATGCAGAAGCTGCGCAAGCGGACCGATCCCCGGCGTTACAACGGGGCGATGTTCCTCGGCCTGAACGGCATCGCGGTGAAAAGCCACGGCGGTACCGATCCCGTGGGGTTCGCCAACGCCATCGGGGTCGCAGTCGACCTCGCGCGCGGTGGCTTCCTCGATCGCATCCGGGCAGACCTCGGCCAGCTTGACCGGACGGCCGGACCGGCGCGCAACGGCAACTCCAGTGCGCAGGCGGTGGCGGGCTGA
- the rpmF gene encoding 50S ribosomal protein L32: protein MAVPKKKVSKSRRDKRRSHHALKSPAYVVDQDSGEYRRPHHVDLKTGMYKGREVLEPKDKY from the coding sequence ATGGCCGTTCCGAAGAAAAAGGTGTCGAAGTCCCGGCGCGATAAGCGTCGCTCACACCACGCGCTGAAGTCGCCTGCTTACGTGGTCGACCAGGACAGCGGCGAGTACCGCCGCCCCCACCATGTCGATCTCAAGACCGGCATGTATAAGGGCCGCGAAGTCCTGGAGCCCAAGGACAAGTACTGA
- a CDS encoding MerR family transcriptional regulator produces the protein MAANRTASKSAAAFRTISEVSDELEVPQHVLRFWETKFTQVRPMKRGGGRRYYRPEDIELLRRIRDLLYSDGYTIKGVQKLLREGQVKPPAHEDAVAEQERAGAPPPVNGSALDADAVPSATAAAPRPSQAGRAEGPAARATTATTGRAADTQRVPESDGKPPAKAALNAEQRRAIETVLDELRAARAELKQRTGQ, from the coding sequence ATGGCCGCCAACCGCACCGCCAGCAAGTCTGCCGCCGCCTTCCGGACCATCTCGGAGGTCTCGGACGAGCTGGAGGTGCCGCAGCACGTCCTGCGTTTCTGGGAGACCAAGTTCACCCAAGTCCGGCCGATGAAGCGCGGCGGCGGACGCCGCTACTACCGGCCCGAAGATATCGAACTGCTGCGGCGTATCCGCGACCTGCTGTATTCCGATGGCTATACCATCAAGGGGGTGCAGAAGCTGCTACGCGAAGGGCAGGTCAAACCGCCCGCGCACGAGGATGCCGTTGCCGAACAGGAGCGCGCCGGTGCGCCGCCGCCGGTTAACGGCAGCGCCCTTGATGCGGATGCCGTCCCGAGCGCGACCGCCGCGGCGCCGCGTCCGTCTCAAGCCGGCCGCGCGGAGGGGCCGGCGGCCCGCGCCACGACCGCGACGACCGGGCGCGCCGCCGACACGCAGCGCGTCCCCGAATCGGACGGCAAACCGCCGGCGAAAGCGGCCTTGAATGCCGAGCAGCGCCGGGCGATCGAGACTGTTCTGGACGAATTGCGCGCCGCGCGCGCGGAGCTGAAGCAGCGCACTGGCCAGTAG